From a region of the Balaenoptera acutorostrata chromosome 14, mBalAcu1.1, whole genome shotgun sequence genome:
- the FBXO30 gene encoding F-box only protein 30, with translation MEEELQHSHCVNCVSRRCMTRPEPGISCDLIGCPLVCGAVFHSCKADEHRLLCPLERVPCLNSDFGCPFTMARNKVAEHLEMCPASVVCCTMEWNRWPVSYADRKSYENLSRDVDEVAQLDMALALQDQRMLLESLKVATMMSKATDKVSEPREQISAKSSVPEIPHTNGLVSVDEDSYGALYQATVETTRSLAVALDILNTATRDVGMLSTSLCASANEMKEEENARESLQNRNLKDQDHLYEDEIGAVGGIDHNDTSQNAQSEQNGSSDLLCDLDASSYGTSALCNGFPLENICTQVIEQNQNLHSDSKQSNLTNRECVASDGPSEPSSSLSVAAQVREVIPSNALPNGTVQHILMPDDDEDLCWKKVDLGDLRNVDVLSFSHPPSFKFLSNSCWSKPKEDKAVDTSDLEVAEDPMGLQGIDLITAALLFCLGDSPGGRGISDSRMVDVYHIDFGTQTFSLPSAILATNTMVGEIASASACDHANPQLSNPSPFQTLGLDLVLECVARYQPKQRPMFTFVCGQLFRRKEFSSHFKNVHGDIHAGLNGWMEQRCPLAYYGCTYSQRRFCPSTQGAKIIHDRHLRSFGVQPSVSTVLVEPARNCVLGLHSDHLSSLPFEVLQHIAGFLDGFSLCQLSCVSKLMRDVCGSLLQSRGMVILQWGKRKYPEGNSSWQIKEKVWRFSTAFCSVNEWKFADILSMADHLKKCSYNIVEKREEAIPLPCMCVTRELTKEGRSLRSVLKPVL, from the exons ATGGAGGAGGAGCTGCAGCACTCGCACTGCGTGAATTGTGTCAGTAGACGGTGTATGACCAGACCAGAGCCTGGGATCTCCTGTGACTTGATAGGTTGTCCATTGGTTTGTGGAGCAGTTTTCCATTCTTGTAAAGCTGACGAGCATCGACTTTTATGTCCATTGGAACGAGTGCCTTGCTTAAATAGTGACTTTGGATGTCCATTTACAATGGCTCGAAATAAAGTTGCCGAACATCTAGAAATGTGTCCTGCAAGTGTGGTGTGCTGTACTATGGAGTGGAACCGATGGCCAGTTAGTTATGCAGACCGGAAATCATATGAAAATCTAAGCAGAGATGTTGATGAAGTGGCACAATTAGATATGGCCTTGGCCCTTCAAGACCAAAGGATGCTCTTAGAGTCTCTCAAAGTAGCCACCATGATGTCAAAAGCAACTGATAAAGTATCAGAACCTAGAGAACAGATCTCAGCTAAATCAAGTGTCCCAGAAATACCACATACTAATGGTTTGGTGTCTGTTGATGAAGACTCTTATGGTGCACTTTATCAAGCTACTGTTGAAACAACCAGAAGTTTGGCTGTTGCTTTAGATATCCTGAATACCGCCACAAGAGACGTTGGCATGTTAAGTACGAGTCTGTGTGCTTCcgcaaatgaaatgaaagaagaagaaaatgccaGAGAAAGCTTACAGAACAGAAACTTGAAAGACCAGGACCATCTTTATGAGGATGAGATAGGAGCAGTAGGTGGGATTGACCATAATGACACAAGTCAGAATGCCCAGTCTGAACAAAATGGTTCAAGTGATTTATTATGTGACTTGGATGCCAGTTCTTACGGCACTTCTGCTCTTTGTAATGGCTTTCCTTTGGAAAATATATGTACACAGGTCATTGAGCAGAATCAGAATTTACATAGTGACTCAAAACAAAGTAACTTAACAAATAGAGAATGTGTAGCATCAGATGGCCCTTCGGAACCTTCTAGTTCACTTTCAGTAGCAGCACAAGTTAGGGAAGTAATACCATCTAATGCTTTGCCTAATGGCACAGTTCAGCATATCCTCATGCCAGATGATGATGAAGACTTGTGTTGGAAAAAAGTAGACTTAGGGGACCTAAGGAATGTGGATGTCTTATCTTTCAGTCATCCTCcttcatttaaatttctttctaattCGTGTTGGTCTAAACCAAAGGAAGATAAAGCAGTAGATACATCAGATTTGGAAGTTGCAGAAGATCCAATGGGTCTCCAAGGAATAGATCTAATCACAGCAGCACTACTGTTTTGTCTAGGAGATTCTCCAGGTGGGAGGGGTATATCTGATAGTCGCATGGTTGATGTTTATCACATCGACTTTGGGACGCAGACCTTTTCACTTCCGTCTGCCATATTAGCTACAAATACAATGGTTGGCGAAATAGCTTCAGCTTCAGCTTGTGATCATGCCAACCCTCAGCTTTCAAATCCAAGTCCTTTTCAGACACTTGGGCTGGATTTAGTATTGGAATGTGTCGCTAGGTACCAACCCAAGCAGCGTCCAATGTTTACATTTGTTTGTGGACAGTTATTCAGAAGAAAAGAATTTTCATCCCATTTTAAGAACGTGCATGGTGACATTCATGCTGGACTCAATGGCTGGATGGAACAGAGGTGTCCTTTAGCATATTATGGTTGTACCTATTCTCAGCGTAGGTTTTGTCCATCAACACAAGGAGCAAAGATTATACATGACCGCCATTTGAGGTCATTTGGAGTTCAGCCATCTGTATCTACAGTGTTAGTAGAGCCTGCTAGAAACTGTGTGCTGGGATTACATAGTGACCATCTAAGTAGTCTTCCTTTCGAAGTCCTGCAACATATTGCAGGCTTTCTTGATGGCTTCAGTTTATGCCAGCTCTCATGTGTATCCAAGTTAATGAGGGATGTGTGTGGCAGTCTTCTTCAGTCTCGTGGAATGGTCATACTGCAGTGGGGGAAAAGGAAGTATCCAGAAGGAAATTCATCATGGCAGATAAAAGAAAAG GTATGGCGATTCAGTACTGCATTTTGTTCTGTCAATGAATGGAAATTTGCTGACATCCTAAGCATGGCTGACCACTTGAAGAAATGCAGTTACAATATTGTAGAGAAACGGGAGGAAGCAATCCCATTGCCGTGTATGTGTGTGACACGAGAACTCACTAAAGAAGGACGTTCACTTCGCTCAGTTTTAAAACCTGTACTTTAA